A window of Macrotis lagotis isolate mMagLag1 chromosome X, bilby.v1.9.chrom.fasta, whole genome shotgun sequence contains these coding sequences:
- the LOC141497147 gene encoding uncharacterized protein LOC141497147 isoform X2 — MLENAQNLISVGFPVTKQEVTSYFEQKEVPWMLEEGEDVKIHCPEEEIRLEMMKAIGKLCLSVEESHKETVINDSPCDLTWTEFFVAHARIQTIKKLYECKHCEKTFPLICNLIKHLKVHAGKKPHECSECGKTFVQRAHLITHQRIHTGEKPYECSHCHKVFIQRAHLTAHQRIHTGEKPYECNHCGKAFTQRIHLTVHQSIHTGEKPYECNHCGRAFIQRDHLTAHQSIHTGEKPYQCNQCGSSFTRRSHLTAHQRIHTGEKLHECNQCGKTFILRAYLTAHQRTHTGEKPYECSQCGNSFTRRAYLSVHQKIHTGEKTYKCNQCGKSFKWKHSLTTHQSIHTGEKPYQCNQCGSSFTRRSHLTAHQKIHTENFMNVINVERLLF, encoded by the exons ATGCTGGAGAATGCTCAGAACCTGATCTCTGTGG GGTTTCCAGTTACCAAACAAGAGGTGACCTCTTATTTTGAGCAAAAGGAAGTTCCATGGATGCTGGAGGAAGGAGAAGACGTAAAGATCCACTGTCCAG aagaaGAGATCAGACTTGAAATGATGAAGGCTATTGGAAAACTGTGCCTTTCTGTGGAAGAAAGTCACAAGGAAACAGTTATAAATGATAGTCCCTGTGACTTGACTTGGACAGAATTCTTTGTGGCTCATGCCAGAATCCAAACTATAAAGAAACTTTATGAATGCAAACACTGTGAAAAGACTTTTCCACTTATTTGCAATCTTATCAAACATCTGAAAGTCCATGCTGGAAAGAAACCTCatgaatgtagtgaatgtggaaagacttttgtTCAGAGGGCCCATCTTATtacacatcagagaattcacactggagagaaaccttatgaatgtagtcACTGTCACAAAGTTTTTATTCAAAGGGCCCATCTTactgcacatcagagaatccacactggagagaaaccttatgaatgtaatcactgtggaaaggcttttactcAGAGGATCCATCTTACTGTACATCAGAGTATCCACAccggagagaaaccttatgaatgtaatcactgTGGAAGGGCTTTTATTCAGAGAGACCATCTTACTGCACATCAGAgcattcacactggagagaaaccttatcaatgtaatcaatgtggaagcTCTTTTACTCGCAGGTCCCATCTTactgcacatcagagaatccatactggagagaaacttcatgaatgtaatcaatgtggaaagacttttattcTGAGGGCCTATCTTACTGCACATCAGAGAacccacactggagagaaaccttatgaatgcagtCAGTGTGGAAATTCTTTTACTCGTAGGGCCTATCTTTCTGTACATCAGAAAATTCACACTGGGGAAAAAActtataaatgtaatcaatgtggaaagtctTTTAAATGGAAACACAGTCTTACTACACATCAGAgcattcacactggagagaaaccttatcaatgtaatcagtgtggaagcTCTTTTACTCGCAGGTCCCATCTTACTGCACATCAGAAAATCCATACTGAAAACTtcatgaatgtaatcaatgtggaaagacttttattcTGA
- the LOC141497147 gene encoding uncharacterized protein LOC141497147 isoform X1: MAPGSLSPPPQELVSFKDVAVDFTQEEWSLLDHPQKQLYKEVMLENAQNLISVGFPVTKQEVTSYFEQKEVPWMLEEGEDVKIHCPEEEIRLEMMKAIGKLCLSVEESHKETVINDSPCDLTWTEFFVAHARIQTIKKLYECKHCEKTFPLICNLIKHLKVHAGKKPHECSECGKTFVQRAHLITHQRIHTGEKPYECSHCHKVFIQRAHLTAHQRIHTGEKPYECNHCGKAFTQRIHLTVHQSIHTGEKPYECNHCGRAFIQRDHLTAHQSIHTGEKPYQCNQCGSSFTRRSHLTAHQRIHTGEKLHECNQCGKTFILRAYLTAHQRTHTGEKPYECSQCGNSFTRRAYLSVHQKIHTGEKTYKCNQCGKSFKWKHSLTTHQSIHTGEKPYQCNQCGSSFTRRSHLTAHQKIHTENFMNVINVERLLF; encoded by the exons GAATTGGTGTcattcaaggatgtggctgtggaTTTCACCCAGGAGGAGTGGAGCCTCTTAGACCATCCTCAGAAGCAGCTGTACAAGGAGGTCATGCTGGAGAATGCTCAGAACCTGATCTCTGTGG GGTTTCCAGTTACCAAACAAGAGGTGACCTCTTATTTTGAGCAAAAGGAAGTTCCATGGATGCTGGAGGAAGGAGAAGACGTAAAGATCCACTGTCCAG aagaaGAGATCAGACTTGAAATGATGAAGGCTATTGGAAAACTGTGCCTTTCTGTGGAAGAAAGTCACAAGGAAACAGTTATAAATGATAGTCCCTGTGACTTGACTTGGACAGAATTCTTTGTGGCTCATGCCAGAATCCAAACTATAAAGAAACTTTATGAATGCAAACACTGTGAAAAGACTTTTCCACTTATTTGCAATCTTATCAAACATCTGAAAGTCCATGCTGGAAAGAAACCTCatgaatgtagtgaatgtggaaagacttttgtTCAGAGGGCCCATCTTATtacacatcagagaattcacactggagagaaaccttatgaatgtagtcACTGTCACAAAGTTTTTATTCAAAGGGCCCATCTTactgcacatcagagaatccacactggagagaaaccttatgaatgtaatcactgtggaaaggcttttactcAGAGGATCCATCTTACTGTACATCAGAGTATCCACAccggagagaaaccttatgaatgtaatcactgTGGAAGGGCTTTTATTCAGAGAGACCATCTTACTGCACATCAGAgcattcacactggagagaaaccttatcaatgtaatcaatgtggaagcTCTTTTACTCGCAGGTCCCATCTTactgcacatcagagaatccatactggagagaaacttcatgaatgtaatcaatgtggaaagacttttattcTGAGGGCCTATCTTACTGCACATCAGAGAacccacactggagagaaaccttatgaatgcagtCAGTGTGGAAATTCTTTTACTCGTAGGGCCTATCTTTCTGTACATCAGAAAATTCACACTGGGGAAAAAActtataaatgtaatcaatgtggaaagtctTTTAAATGGAAACACAGTCTTACTACACATCAGAgcattcacactggagagaaaccttatcaatgtaatcagtgtggaagcTCTTTTACTCGCAGGTCCCATCTTACTGCACATCAGAAAATCCATACTGAAAACTtcatgaatgtaatcaatgtggaaagacttttattcTGA
- the LOC141499639 gene encoding cAMP-dependent protein kinase catalytic subunit alpha-like, producing MGSGGEPAGAGASAAEKGNAATAKKGREQESVKEFLAKAKEEFLKKWESPSQQSTAQLDQFDGIKTLGTGSFGRVILVKHKESGNYFAMKVLDKQKVVKLKQTEHTMNEKLILQAINLPFLVQLEYSFEDNTNLYVVMEYVPGREMFSHLRRIGRFSELLAGFYAAQIVLTFEYLHSLDLIY from the exons ATGGGTAGTGGG GGGGAGCCGGCAGGAGCCGGAGCCAGCGCCGCGGAGAAGGGGAACGCGGCCACCGCCAAGAAGGGCCGCGAGCAGGAGAGCGTGAAAGAGTTTCTAGCTAAAGCCAAAGAAGAATTCCTCAAGAAATGGGAAAGTCCATCTCAGCAAAGTACAGCCCAGCTGGATCAATTTGACGGAATCAAGACTCTAGGCACTGGTTCTTTCGGTCGAGTGATACTTGTGAAGCACAAGGAATCTGGGAACTACTTTGCCATGAAAGTCCTTGATAAACAGAAGGTGGTGAAACTGAAACAAACTGAGCACACCATGAATGAGAAGCTTATCCTGCAGGCTATCAACCTCCCGTTCCTCGTCCAACTAGAATATTCATTCGAGGACAACACAAACCTGTACGTGGTGATGGAGTACGTCCCAGGTAGAGAAATGTTCTCCCACCTACGGCGGATCGGGAGGTTCAGTGAGCTCCTTGCTGGCTTTTATGCAGCTCAGATTGTCCTGACTTTTGAATATCTTCACTCACTGGATCTGATCTACTAA